The sequence below is a genomic window from Daphnia pulicaria isolate SC F1-1A chromosome 6, SC_F0-13Bv2, whole genome shotgun sequence.
AGTTAAAAATTGTTCTGTTCAACACACAAGTGCATCCACACTGCAACTTTCTTTTGATAAATTTTTCATTATATTCTTTGTACAGTTTGAAAACACTCGGGGTGCGACTTACTCAATACCGAGTCCAGTGTAAAAAGCATTCCGACCCGGTGAACCCAAAGGAGCATACGCGCAAATTGTTATTCCGTGTTTCTCACAAAAATCTCTCAGGGATTTTTGCTGAAATTGAGTATGCAATTCTACTTGTACGTTTGCTGGCTTGATGCGAGCATTGTTGATAATTCGTCCAAGTTGATCTCCGTTGAAGTTCGACACACCGATCGATTTGGTCAAGCCAGAGTCTACTTGATTTTCCATTGACTTTCAAATGTAAAGGTAAATTAAAAGTaacatcaaaattaattttctaaattcaCATGCATTACCTTCCAAATATCAACCAAATCTGTAGTCATGTCCAACACAACAGATCCATCGGCGTTGAGAGGAAAGATATCGTTGTCGTCCTTGCCAATTAGACCGACCGGTGCGTGAATCAAATACAGATCGACATAATCTAATCGAAGATTTTCTAAAGATTTCCTGAGAAATTTTTCCACATTCTCTGAACGATTTCCGGTCATAGGTAGCTAtcgcatatttaaaaaaaaaaatgaaatattttagtAGCGTGTGTCGTCTTAGTTGAAATAGCTGATTATGAACTTTGGTAACGATGAAGAGCTCCTCCCTTTTGATCTTTCCAGATTGAATCCATTCTTGAAGAACTTCTCCAATAGCACCTTCATTCAAGTAGACGTAAGCGGTATCTATGTGACGATAACCAGCTTCTAACGCAGAATTGATTGCTGTCTGAATCTCTtcttttgaagactataaggGAGCATtctcttaatttatttaaaaatgtgtgtaAAGAATATTCAGATAAATAGTTGGTTACCACTTACCAGCCAAGTTCCAAGCCCAACAATGGGCATTTTTTCCCCGTTCCAAAAGGTAATGTGATCCTGTACAGTAGACATATTTTACTGCTTATATGTTTAACGATCAACTTGTGTGACAGGCTATAGATCGAAGTACCAAAGAGAACTGATAGTTCCCTTATTTAGTACTTGATACTATATCATGAAGTGCCGCAAGCTAATGTTGAGATAGAACGTCATGAGATAGGCTGTGTTTAAGTAAACTCGTCTAGTTTTTCCCTGTGTGTAGATTACAATAAGGAACACATTAGTTAATTCTTTTGTGCACGTCCAGAGTTCATGGTGATACAAAAAGTGCTTTTCACGAACTGATAAGCTAGTTGTTTGTTCGTACCGTTGCTGTTCAACCCTGGCTGCACTTACTTTTGATTGGGTTAGAGAAGGTTATTCGTTTTAAAaccattatttatttaatttaattaagaaACAATTCCATAAAGTCTACGAAAACAACGTGCCAATACTTGCTAAAATTTCAACTGGTACAATGGGTAAATGGAccgtggaaaaaaattaacatggCATTTTATCATGCAAACGAATAATGACTTCACGCAGTAGGAGGAGGGACGGAAATAGGAAGTGTTCCATTGCCACTTAATGCAGCCAGAACAGCCGCAGCTCGGGCCCCTGACGGCAAACAAGATCCCAATATTTCCATCAAAAGATAGTCATTTTGGACTGACTGAAGAAAATCTTCTAACGACACTCGGCCGTCCAGATCTCGGTCTAGAAGACTAAGCGCCATTTCACTCAGATCTCTTGGACCTTCGTCTGGGTCGTCCTCGTTGTTTCCCATAACGGCTGCGGTCGGTCCACCTGAATCGATTATACAAAATATTTGATATAACTAAAAATCCGTGcgcgtcttttttctttctaaaaacgAATCCTTGCCTGATGGTTTGTCTTCATCAACTAAATCCAAATCGATTTCTTTGTCCGCCTCTTCCGTATGTCCCCGCGTGATTTGCCTGTGGCTTCGAGCCGTTCGCGGCGAATCAGCTGGAGTTTGCTCATTACCACCTCTCTGACCGAAAGGCATGGCTTTGGCAATAGCTGGCCGTAAGCTAGATTTTAGTAACTGAAATAAATCGCTCTTTGACAAATATCCATCACCGTCAATGTCGTACACCTTAAACAGATACAGTTAATTACATGGATATGCCtagttatatatattttttttaatttaatgtaCTTGAAAACAGTAAGTTGTTTGTTCTGTAACATTTCCCTTCAAAAAGATCCATAGTCCAGTAAGCCATTCATTACAAGTGAGATATCCGTCCGAGTCATGATCAAAAGTGCGGAACATTCGGTCCATCAATGAATCGTCATTCATGTCAAACGTCGAATGCCTTTtcggataaaaaataaagggccTCAAACATTTTGCAGTAAATGAGTATTAATAGGGGTTTGAAGTAATGCCTTACAATATGTCGCGAAATTGAGTTCTATCCAATCGCCCGGAATCTgttatcaaaattaaaataagacgaaataagaaataaataataaataaaaatcaaccacTTTCAAAATGCCGTCCATTTGTTTGTTATACTTAATCATGTTACGGAATAAAAATGATCATACCAGTTATTTTGAGGAAAATACGACCAAGGGCCTGTGCTTCTGCTGGATTGAAACGACCGATAAATTTTGGTAttgctttcgttttttttcttgcactTTTCATTTTAAGACAGCTCTTTTACCATGAACAAGTATACACACAATTATAGGTTTCCGTGGTAACAAGTCAACAACCGAGGATCGGGGATTTGAAGTCGAGTATTTTTGAACCTctttaaaaattcgaaaagaacgaaatttaattttaaaagggaAATCTGCAGAAATACTCtggcaaaagaaatattttcgtgcaaaaagccaaaaattaaaaaactacTTAAGTATCGATTCATGTTTTAATCAATTTATCGTACATTATTTTTGAAGGATCCAAACGTCGTCTGCTGTAGTGAAAATTCATTGTCAGTTTGTCACGTGTGGTGTTCTAtgaacttttgatttttaaaagacaCAGTtaaatcaaatacaaaaatggaTTCCGCTTTAAATGATAAGCGTTTCGCTAACATTGGCAAGGATCCTCGATTTCGCCGAGTGCCTGCCTCGGCAAAAAAAGTCGTTGTTGACAAACGATTTAATGCCATGTTCAACGATCAAAAGTTTAAGTTAAAATACACTGTCGACAAGCGTGGCAAACCTACAAATCTTACCAGCACTGAACAGTTGAAAGATTTCTATGAAATCGAATCAGATGAAAgcgagaaggaagaagaagatgacagAGATATTGAAGAAGATGCTGACAATGCAGACGTggaaagtgaagaagaaaaggaagacgacaaaaacttaaaaaacctAAAACCCACCACACCTAAATTGACAACGAAGAAAAATGTCTTGAATGGATTCCAAGTGTCTGAAATCCTAGAAGATGAACCCACTCTAGAGTTGGATGATGCTGTCAAAGCCAAA
It includes:
- the LOC124343715 gene encoding aldo-keto reductase family 1 member B1-like, yielding MSTVQDHITFWNGEKMPIVGLGTWLSSKEEIQTAINSALEAGYRHIDTAYVYLNEGAIGEVLQEWIQSGKIKREELFIVTKLPMTGNRSENVEKFLRKSLENLRLDYVDLYLIHAPVGLIGKDDNDIFPLNADGSVVLDMTTDLVDIWKSMENQVDSGLTKSIGVSNFNGDQLGRIINNARIKPANVQVELHTQFQQKSLRDFCEKHGITICAYAPLGSPGRNAFYTGLGIDSPISIPDLMQHPVVARIAKKHNKTNAQILLKYLMELGIAVIPKSVNPERILANFQVFDFNLSPIDMAKLRELDLGEAGRTFEFTKSFKGTARHPENPFPRS
- the LOC124343758 gene encoding EF-hand calcium-binding domain-containing protein 1-like, yielding MKSARKKTKAIPKFIGRFNPAEAQALGRIFLKITDSGRLDRTQFRDILHSTFDMNDDSLMDRMFRTFDHDSDGYLTCNEWLTGLWIFLKGNVTEQTTYCFQVYDIDGDGYLSKSDLFQLLKSSLRPAIAKAMPFGQRGGNEQTPADSPRTARSHRQITRGHTEEADKEIDLDLVDEDKPSGGPTAAVMGNNEDDPDEGPRDLSEMALSLLDRDLDGRVSLEDFLQSVQNDYLLMEILGSCLPSGARAAAVLAALSGNGTLPISVPPPTA